A region of Ammospiza nelsoni isolate bAmmNel1 chromosome 8, bAmmNel1.pri, whole genome shotgun sequence DNA encodes the following proteins:
- the CASP7 gene encoding caspase-7 isoform X1: protein MSLDQRGDLPAGEGEDENGCDVVDARPDRSSRFSLFGNITFILNWKGPTRIIKSSPKKKNGEEEQPKPSLSNQYRIVTPTFQYNMDYKKVGKCIIINNKNFEDKTGMGTRNGTDKDAGDLAKSFKNLGFEVDIHHDRSRDDMEKLLKKAAEENHSDAACFACILLSHGEEGLIYGTDGPMAIKSLTALFRGDKCKSLIGKPKLFFIQACRGSEFDEGIQTDSGPANDTLETDANPRYKIPVEADFLFAYSTVPGYYSWRNPGRGSWFVQSLCSVLNEHGKQLEIMQILTRVNYVVATNFESQSDDPRFSEKKQIPCVVSMLTKELYF, encoded by the exons ATGTCACTGGATCAGCGTGGTGATCTCCCtgctggagagggagaggatgAAAATGGCTGTGATGTAGTTGATGCAAGGCCAGACAGAAGCAGCAGGTTCTCACTTTTTGGAAA TATCACATTCattctgaattggaagggacccacaaggatcatcaagtccagccc aaaaaagaagaatggagaagaaGAGCAGCCAAAGCCCTCTCTCAGTAACCAATACCGAATTGTTACACCCACATTCCAGTATAATATGGATTACAAGAAAGTTGGCAAATGTATTATtataaacaacaaaaattttgaagacaaaacaG GAATGGGCACACGCAATGGCACTGACAAAGATGCTGGAGACCTTGCTAAGAGCTTTAAAAACTTGGGCTTTGAGGTTGATATACACCATGACCGAAGCCGTGATGATATGGAAAAATTACTGAAGAAAG ctgctgaggagaacCACAGTGATGCTGCCTGCTTTGCCTGCATCCTCCTGAGCCATGGGGAAGAAGGGCTCATCTATGGCACAGATGGACCCATGGCTATCAAGAGTCTGACTGCCCTGTTCAGAGGAGACAAATGCAAAAGCCTTATAGGCAAACCCAAACTGTTTTTCATTCAG GCCTGCAGAGGCTCTGAATTTGATGAAGGAATACAAACTGACTCTGGACCTGCCAATGACACCCTGGAGACAGATGCCAACCCGAGATACAAAATCCCAGTAGAAGcagattttctgtttgcttatTCCACAGTGCCAG GTTATTACTCCTGGAGGAATCCTGGAAGAGGCTCCTGGTTTGTGCagtctctgtgctctgtgctgaacGAGCATGGGAAGCAGCTTGAGATCATGCAGATCCTCACCCGGGTCAACTACGTGGTGGCCACCAACTTCGAGTCGCAGTCGGACGACCCGCGCTTCAGCGAGAAGAAGCAGATCCCCTGCGTGGTCTCCATGCTCACCAAGGAACTCTACTTCTGA
- the CASP7 gene encoding caspase-7 isoform X2 gives MSLDQRGDLPAGEGEDENGCDVVDARPDRSSRFSLFGKKKKNGEEEQPKPSLSNQYRIVTPTFQYNMDYKKVGKCIIINNKNFEDKTGMGTRNGTDKDAGDLAKSFKNLGFEVDIHHDRSRDDMEKLLKKAAEENHSDAACFACILLSHGEEGLIYGTDGPMAIKSLTALFRGDKCKSLIGKPKLFFIQACRGSEFDEGIQTDSGPANDTLETDANPRYKIPVEADFLFAYSTVPGYYSWRNPGRGSWFVQSLCSVLNEHGKQLEIMQILTRVNYVVATNFESQSDDPRFSEKKQIPCVVSMLTKELYF, from the exons ATGTCACTGGATCAGCGTGGTGATCTCCCtgctggagagggagaggatgAAAATGGCTGTGATGTAGTTGATGCAAGGCCAGACAGAAGCAGCAGGTTCTCACTTTTTGGAAA aaaaaagaagaatggagaagaaGAGCAGCCAAAGCCCTCTCTCAGTAACCAATACCGAATTGTTACACCCACATTCCAGTATAATATGGATTACAAGAAAGTTGGCAAATGTATTATtataaacaacaaaaattttgaagacaaaacaG GAATGGGCACACGCAATGGCACTGACAAAGATGCTGGAGACCTTGCTAAGAGCTTTAAAAACTTGGGCTTTGAGGTTGATATACACCATGACCGAAGCCGTGATGATATGGAAAAATTACTGAAGAAAG ctgctgaggagaacCACAGTGATGCTGCCTGCTTTGCCTGCATCCTCCTGAGCCATGGGGAAGAAGGGCTCATCTATGGCACAGATGGACCCATGGCTATCAAGAGTCTGACTGCCCTGTTCAGAGGAGACAAATGCAAAAGCCTTATAGGCAAACCCAAACTGTTTTTCATTCAG GCCTGCAGAGGCTCTGAATTTGATGAAGGAATACAAACTGACTCTGGACCTGCCAATGACACCCTGGAGACAGATGCCAACCCGAGATACAAAATCCCAGTAGAAGcagattttctgtttgcttatTCCACAGTGCCAG GTTATTACTCCTGGAGGAATCCTGGAAGAGGCTCCTGGTTTGTGCagtctctgtgctctgtgctgaacGAGCATGGGAAGCAGCTTGAGATCATGCAGATCCTCACCCGGGTCAACTACGTGGTGGCCACCAACTTCGAGTCGCAGTCGGACGACCCGCGCTTCAGCGAGAAGAAGCAGATCCCCTGCGTGGTCTCCATGCTCACCAAGGAACTCTACTTCTGA